One Dysosmobacter welbionis DNA segment encodes these proteins:
- the serC gene encoding 3-phosphoserine/phosphohydroxythreonine transaminase, whose product MKYGRTYNFSAGPAMMPEEVLEEIAAEMMNYRGSGMCVMEMSHRSKVFQQIRDEAEADLRQLMGIPDNYKVLFVQGGGTVQFAMVPMNLMKNGVACYVETGNWSKKAIKEAQKYGEVKIVASSADKNFSYIPDCSDLDIPDNADYVYICENETINGTTYFHLPNTKGKILVSDQSSMFLSRPCDVTKYGLIWAGVQKNVGPAGMAVVIIREDLLREDLPQFVPTYMSYKTHADNDSLYNTPNCWAIYCCGKVFKYLLANGGLEAMNKRNEEKAAVLYDFLDQSKFFTGAVRKEDRSLMNVPFVTPSKEQDADVVAASKAAGFDNLKGHKSVGGLRASIYNAMPKEGVEALVEFLKKYEAEHA is encoded by the coding sequence ATGAAATACGGACGTACCTATAATTTCTCCGCCGGACCCGCCATGATGCCGGAGGAGGTCTTGGAGGAGATCGCCGCCGAGATGATGAATTACCGGGGCAGCGGCATGTGCGTCATGGAGATGAGCCACCGCTCCAAGGTCTTTCAGCAGATCCGGGACGAGGCCGAGGCGGACCTGCGTCAGCTGATGGGCATTCCCGACAACTACAAGGTTCTGTTCGTTCAGGGCGGCGGCACCGTGCAGTTCGCCATGGTGCCCATGAATCTGATGAAGAACGGCGTGGCCTGCTATGTGGAGACCGGCAACTGGTCAAAGAAGGCCATCAAGGAGGCCCAGAAGTACGGTGAGGTGAAGATCGTCGCCTCCTCCGCGGACAAGAACTTCTCCTACATCCCCGACTGCTCCGATCTGGACATCCCCGACAACGCAGATTACGTCTATATCTGCGAGAACGAGACCATCAACGGCACCACCTATTTCCATCTGCCCAACACCAAGGGCAAGATCCTTGTGTCGGATCAGTCCTCCATGTTCCTCTCCCGTCCCTGCGATGTCACCAAGTACGGCCTGATCTGGGCGGGCGTACAGAAGAATGTGGGTCCCGCCGGCATGGCGGTGGTCATCATCCGGGAGGACCTGTTGCGGGAGGACCTGCCCCAGTTCGTGCCCACTTACATGAGTTACAAGACCCATGCGGACAATGACTCCCTGTACAACACTCCCAACTGCTGGGCCATCTACTGCTGCGGCAAGGTCTTCAAGTACCTGTTGGCAAACGGCGGACTGGAGGCCATGAACAAGCGCAACGAGGAAAAGGCCGCGGTGCTGTACGATTTCCTGGACCAGAGCAAGTTCTTCACCGGTGCTGTCCGCAAGGAGGACCGTTCCCTGATGAACGTGCCCTTCGTCACCCCCAGCAAGGAGCAGGATGCCGATGTGGTGGCCGCCTCCAAGGCCGCCGGCTTCGACAACCTGAAGGGCCACAAGAGCGTGGGCGGCCTGCGGGCGTCCATCTATAATGCCATGCCCAAGGAGGGCGTGGAGGCCCTGGTGGAGTTCCTGAAGAAGTACGAGGCAGAGCACGCGTAA
- a CDS encoding NAD(P)-dependent oxidoreductase produces the protein MALRVLVTDGMDAGAMEQLRKDGYEVIEQFYEPDQLGAALRDFDVVIIRSATKIKEPQIDAAAGSRLKLIIRAGVGVDNIAVKYAEEHGIQVKNTPRASSNAVAELALALLFSCARNISIAGHTMRENKWEKKAYSKGFELSGKTMGVIGYGRIGQLVGAKGQALGMNVLSVVHRNKPEGCECETMHFVTMDELLSQSDIVVLCAPSGDKPLVDAESLAKMKDGVVIINVSRGANVNEAALLDALNSGKVKAAGLDVWLSEKDPNWALASHPAVSCTPHIGAGTKEAQKRIGAELVDIVENFG, from the coding sequence ATGGCATTAAGAGTTTTGGTTACCGATGGGATGGATGCTGGCGCAATGGAACAGCTGCGCAAGGATGGATATGAAGTCATCGAGCAGTTCTATGAGCCCGATCAGCTGGGCGCAGCCCTGCGGGACTTCGACGTGGTTATCATCCGCAGCGCCACCAAGATCAAGGAGCCGCAGATCGACGCCGCCGCAGGCAGCCGCCTGAAGCTCATCATCCGGGCCGGCGTCGGTGTAGACAACATCGCAGTCAAATACGCAGAGGAACACGGCATCCAGGTGAAGAACACGCCCCGCGCCTCCTCCAACGCGGTGGCGGAGCTGGCTCTGGCCCTGTTGTTCTCCTGTGCCCGGAACATCTCCATCGCGGGCCACACCATGCGGGAGAACAAGTGGGAGAAGAAAGCCTACTCCAAGGGCTTTGAGCTCTCCGGCAAGACTATGGGCGTCATCGGCTATGGCCGGATCGGCCAGCTGGTGGGCGCCAAGGGTCAAGCCCTGGGCATGAATGTGCTGTCCGTGGTCCACCGCAACAAGCCGGAGGGCTGCGAGTGCGAGACCATGCACTTTGTCACTATGGACGAGCTGCTCTCCCAGTCCGACATCGTCGTCCTCTGTGCCCCCAGTGGCGACAAGCCCCTGGTGGATGCGGAGTCCCTTGCGAAGATGAAGGATGGCGTGGTGATCATCAACGTCTCCCGGGGTGCCAACGTGAACGAGGCCGCCCTGCTGGACGCTCTGAACTCCGGCAAGGTCAAGGCCGCCGGTCTGGACGTGTGGCTGAGCGAGAAGGATCCCAACTGGGCCCTGGCCTCCCACCCGGCTGTCTCCTGCACGCCCCACATCGGCGCAGGCACCAAAGAAGCTCAGAAACGCATCGGCGCGGAATTGGTGGACATTGTAGAGAACTTCGGCTGA
- the csaB gene encoding polysaccharide pyruvyl transferase CsaB yields MKVIHLISGGDSGGAKTHVLSLLQHLNQTITAQLVCFRDGPFAEEARQMGIPTMICGGNNVFRTRRKLAAYIREGGYEIIHCHGSRANMIGAMLRKVTGLPVVTTVHSDYRLDYMGRPLSHLTFGTINALALRRLDYRIGVSDAMVDLLISRGFPADRFYTIYNGIDFTPPPTQGDRLEYLRSLGADVDENSVVVGIAARMNPVKDMATLVRGFAAGHAKCPRLRLLIAGDGPEKDKLTALAAELGVERQVCFAGWISGGMDRFYSALDINALTSLSETFPYALTEGARFHLATVSTAVGGIPYLIDQDVNGYLFQPGDWQALGNDLAALGNDDELRRRLGEKLYEKASTQFSIQKTVSTQLQIYASILRRHRRRSSARDGVVICGAYGRGNAGDDAILEAILQEMRSIDPDMPITVLSKDPRSTRLTYRVRAVHRSNFLAWHAAMWNSRLYINGGGSLIQDVTSRRSLWFYLANIRAAKRAGNRVQMYGCGIGPVTRESHRSLAAKIINKYVDVITLREPDSLEELRAMGVTEPEVLLTADPALILQKAPDDETDSVLLRAGIPPHGNYLCFALRRWKGFEEKAPLFGAAAEYAYRTYGLTPVFVAVEKHLDPGAGQLAARGLTIPHYFLDDAGGAGTIIGALSRMQAVVSMRLHALIFAAGQGIPLAGVVYDPKVSAFLRYIGQEQFVDLAELTGQNLCAMMDQCVAQAAHPEAQAAAVRNLQAMEQKNVEVARRLLKG; encoded by the coding sequence ATGAAGGTCATTCATCTCATCAGCGGCGGAGACTCCGGCGGCGCAAAAACCCATGTGCTGAGCCTGCTGCAACATCTGAATCAAACCATCACCGCCCAGCTGGTGTGCTTCCGGGACGGCCCCTTTGCCGAGGAGGCCCGCCAGATGGGCATTCCCACCATGATCTGCGGGGGCAACAACGTCTTCCGCACCCGGCGGAAGCTGGCGGCCTATATCCGGGAGGGCGGCTACGAGATCATCCACTGCCATGGCTCCCGGGCCAACATGATCGGCGCCATGCTCCGCAAGGTCACGGGACTGCCGGTGGTGACCACCGTCCACAGCGACTACCGCCTGGACTACATGGGCCGCCCCCTCAGCCATCTGACCTTCGGCACCATCAACGCCCTGGCCCTGCGGCGGCTGGATTACCGGATCGGCGTGTCCGACGCCATGGTGGACCTGCTGATCTCCCGGGGCTTCCCGGCGGACCGGTTCTACACCATCTATAACGGCATCGACTTCACGCCCCCGCCCACCCAGGGGGACCGGCTGGAGTACCTGAGGAGCCTGGGCGCAGATGTGGACGAGAACTCTGTGGTGGTAGGCATCGCCGCCCGGATGAATCCGGTGAAGGACATGGCCACTCTGGTGCGGGGCTTCGCCGCGGGCCACGCCAAGTGCCCCCGACTGCGGCTGCTGATCGCCGGCGACGGGCCGGAGAAGGACAAGCTCACCGCCTTGGCGGCAGAGCTGGGCGTAGAGCGGCAGGTGTGCTTCGCCGGATGGATCTCCGGCGGCATGGACCGGTTTTACAGCGCCCTGGACATCAACGCCCTCACCAGCCTGTCCGAGACCTTCCCCTATGCCCTGACGGAGGGGGCCCGGTTCCATCTGGCTACCGTCTCCACCGCCGTGGGAGGCATCCCCTATCTCATCGACCAGGACGTGAACGGCTATCTCTTCCAGCCCGGCGACTGGCAAGCCCTGGGCAACGATCTGGCCGCCCTGGGCAATGACGATGAATTGCGCCGCCGCTTGGGGGAAAAGCTCTATGAAAAGGCGTCCACCCAGTTCTCTATTCAGAAGACCGTGTCCACCCAGCTGCAGATATACGCCTCCATCCTCCGCCGCCACCGGCGGCGCTCCTCCGCCCGGGACGGCGTGGTGATCTGCGGCGCCTACGGCCGGGGCAACGCAGGTGATGACGCCATTCTGGAGGCCATCCTCCAGGAGATGCGCTCCATCGACCCGGACATGCCCATCACCGTGCTCAGCAAGGATCCCAGGAGCACCCGGCTCACCTACCGGGTGCGGGCGGTGCACCGTTCCAACTTCCTGGCCTGGCACGCCGCCATGTGGAACAGCCGCCTGTACATCAACGGCGGCGGCAGCCTGATCCAGGACGTGACCTCCCGCCGCTCCCTGTGGTTCTATCTGGCCAATATCCGGGCGGCAAAGCGGGCAGGCAACCGGGTACAGATGTACGGCTGCGGCATCGGCCCCGTCACCCGGGAGAGCCACCGGAGTCTGGCCGCGAAGATCATCAACAAATATGTGGATGTCATCACCCTGCGGGAGCCGGACTCTTTGGAAGAACTGCGGGCCATGGGGGTGACGGAGCCGGAGGTCCTGTTGACTGCGGACCCGGCGCTGATCCTGCAGAAGGCCCCGGACGACGAGACCGACAGCGTGCTGCTGCGCGCCGGTATCCCGCCCCACGGCAATTACCTCTGCTTTGCCCTGCGGCGGTGGAAGGGGTTTGAAGAGAAGGCCCCCCTCTTCGGCGCGGCGGCGGAATACGCCTACCGCACCTATGGTCTGACGCCGGTGTTCGTGGCGGTGGAAAAGCATCTGGACCCCGGTGCGGGCCAGCTGGCCGCCCGCGGGCTGACGATCCCCCACTATTTCCTGGACGATGCCGGCGGCGCCGGGACCATCATCGGCGCCCTCAGCCGGATGCAGGCGGTGGTGTCCATGCGGCTCCACGCGCTGATCTTCGCCGCCGGGCAGGGGATCCCCCTGGCGGGCGTTGTCTACGACCCCAAGGTCTCCGCCTTCCTGCGGTATATCGGACAGGAGCAGTTCGTGGATCTGGCAGAGCTGACCGGGCAGAATCTCTGCGCCATGATGGACCAGTGCGTAGCCCAGGCGGCCCACCCGGAGGCCCAGGCCGCCGCCGTGCGGAACCTGCAGGCCATGGAGCAGAAGAATGTGGAGGTGGCCCGCCGCCTGCTGAAGGGTTGA
- the nhaC gene encoding Na+/H+ antiporter NhaC, which produces MDKTKTVKTRKTPTPAFAVISFLVIVAVLVALINLGVDTTMSVFIAALIAVVIALLLDIPWADVERTLLRVVSDCIPTFLIVIMVGMLVGIWMAGGTVPALMYYGMKLISPKILVPLAFVLSGLTAEFTGTSFGSVATMGIALVGVASTTSIPVPLVIAAVVCGAWFGDKMSPLSDTTNLASGVSRVPLYDHIGSMMYTTIPAALVALVLFTAAGLMHSGGEMDTTRANLICDTLAEHFNLNPILILPAILVLLVSVFKLPALLGMGLTVVVSIVFAMVFQGVNFVELMNYAANGFTLSTGVDIVDPMLNRGGITSMTGLLITFMVASVMGGIITATGILDVLAKDVLLKFIKSRGVLVTVTLIYCYIVNFLTAGGQTVAIIVTEQTFEDAFDRMGIHRRVLSRTLEDAGTLSAPIVPWGVATLYVMEVLGCGTEYIPYCWFIFIVPIFSILCAFSGFGIWDKDGNKMWGRKKAAAK; this is translated from the coding sequence ATGGATAAGACAAAGACAGTCAAGACGCGGAAGACCCCAACTCCGGCTTTCGCCGTGATCTCCTTCCTGGTGATCGTGGCCGTGCTGGTGGCGCTCATCAACCTGGGCGTGGACACCACTATGTCCGTGTTCATCGCGGCCCTGATCGCCGTGGTAATCGCGCTCCTGCTGGATATCCCTTGGGCGGATGTGGAAAGGACGCTGTTGCGAGTGGTGTCCGACTGCATCCCGACATTTTTGATCGTCATCATGGTGGGCATGCTGGTGGGCATCTGGATGGCCGGCGGCACGGTCCCGGCCCTGATGTACTACGGCATGAAGCTGATCTCCCCGAAAATCCTGGTGCCCCTGGCCTTCGTCCTCAGCGGGCTGACGGCGGAGTTCACCGGAACCTCCTTCGGCAGCGTGGCGACCATGGGCATTGCCCTGGTGGGCGTGGCCTCCACTACTTCCATCCCGGTACCGCTGGTCATTGCTGCGGTGGTCTGCGGTGCCTGGTTCGGCGACAAGATGTCCCCTCTGTCCGACACCACGAACCTGGCCTCCGGTGTCAGCAGGGTTCCCCTGTATGACCACATCGGGTCCATGATGTACACCACTATTCCCGCTGCACTGGTGGCGCTGGTGCTGTTTACCGCCGCCGGCCTGATGCATAGCGGCGGCGAGATGGATACGACTCGCGCCAACCTGATCTGCGACACCCTGGCGGAGCACTTCAACCTCAATCCCATCCTGATCCTGCCCGCCATCCTGGTGCTGCTGGTGTCGGTGTTCAAGCTGCCGGCCCTGCTGGGTATGGGCCTCACTGTGGTGGTCAGCATCGTGTTCGCCATGGTATTTCAGGGAGTGAACTTTGTGGAGCTGATGAACTATGCGGCCAACGGCTTCACACTGTCTACCGGCGTGGACATTGTGGACCCGATGCTCAACCGCGGCGGCATTACCAGCATGACCGGTCTGCTGATCACCTTCATGGTAGCCAGCGTCATGGGCGGCATCATCACCGCCACCGGCATCCTGGACGTGCTGGCCAAGGACGTGCTGCTGAAGTTCATCAAGAGCCGCGGCGTCCTGGTGACCGTCACTCTGATCTACTGCTACATCGTCAACTTCCTCACGGCCGGCGGCCAGACCGTGGCCATCATCGTCACCGAGCAGACCTTCGAGGACGCCTTCGACCGCATGGGCATCCACCGCAGGGTCCTCTCCCGGACGCTGGAGGATGCGGGGACCCTGAGTGCACCCATCGTCCCCTGGGGCGTTGCCACGCTGTATGTGATGGAGGTACTGGGCTGCGGCACGGAGTATATCCCGTATTGCTGGTTCATCTTCATTGTACCCATCTTCTCCATCCTCTGCGCCTTCTCCGGCTTTGGTATATGGGACAAGGACGGCAACAAGATGTGGGGCAGGAAAAAGGCTGCTGCAAAGTGA
- the vanT gene encoding serine racemase VanT catalytic subunit, with translation MNRTWIELDREALAHNIRRYQSLLPAGCRIMGVVKADAYGHGARAVAAQLWELGIRHFATATLDEAVQLREAGIQGEILILGYSAPAYFHLLAEHGLTQTATCPDHAAQLETYCRENGVRLKVHIAVDTGMHRIGFLPEDLDAIRRVYENGVLQVTGIYSHLCVADTDEEEHVDFSRRQAETFKSVVESLQARGVELGTVHLLSSYAAVNYPEYAYDYARLGILMFGVKSSAADYLREDLQPMPVMTLKARITSVREIGPGETVSYGRIFRAERPTKVASVSIGYADGIPRCLSGGKLRAIVRGQYAQGIGRICMDQLMLDVTGIEDVRVGDEAVFIGRQGDCVIYAEELAENAGTITNELFSRLGARVEGRCFRQEA, from the coding sequence ATGAATCGGACTTGGATTGAATTGGACAGGGAGGCCCTGGCCCACAACATCCGGCGCTACCAGAGCCTTCTGCCAGCGGGCTGCCGGATCATGGGCGTGGTGAAGGCGGACGCTTACGGACACGGGGCGCGGGCGGTGGCCGCCCAGCTGTGGGAGCTGGGCATCCGCCACTTTGCCACTGCCACGCTGGACGAGGCGGTCCAGCTGCGGGAGGCCGGCATCCAGGGGGAGATCCTGATCCTGGGATACAGCGCCCCTGCGTATTTCCACCTGCTGGCAGAGCACGGGCTGACCCAGACCGCCACCTGCCCGGACCACGCCGCCCAGCTGGAGACCTACTGCCGGGAGAACGGCGTGCGCCTCAAGGTACATATCGCAGTGGACACGGGTATGCACCGCATCGGATTCCTGCCGGAGGACCTGGACGCCATCCGGCGGGTGTATGAGAACGGCGTCCTGCAGGTCACCGGCATCTACTCCCACCTCTGCGTGGCGGACACGGACGAGGAGGAACATGTGGACTTTTCCCGCCGGCAGGCGGAGACCTTCAAAAGCGTGGTGGAGTCCCTCCAGGCCCGGGGCGTGGAGCTGGGGACGGTTCACCTTCTGAGCAGCTATGCGGCGGTGAACTACCCGGAGTACGCCTATGACTACGCCCGCCTGGGCATTTTGATGTTTGGCGTCAAGAGCAGCGCGGCGGACTACCTGCGGGAGGACCTGCAGCCCATGCCGGTCATGACCCTGAAGGCCCGGATCACCTCTGTGCGGGAGATCGGACCCGGGGAGACGGTGAGCTACGGCCGGATCTTCCGGGCGGAGCGGCCCACCAAGGTGGCCTCCGTCTCCATCGGCTACGCCGACGGCATCCCCCGCTGCCTCAGCGGCGGAAAGCTGCGGGCCATCGTCCGGGGACAGTACGCCCAGGGCATCGGCCGGATCTGTATGGACCAGCTGATGCTGGACGTCACCGGCATTGAAGATGTCCGGGTGGGGGACGAGGCGGTGTTCATCGGCCGCCAGGGGGACTGTGTCATCTACGCAGAGGAGCTGGCGGAGAACGCCGGCACCATTACCAACGAGCTGTTCAGCCGCCTGGGCGCCCGGGTGGAGGGGCGCTGCTTCCGGCAGGAGGCCTGA
- a CDS encoding DUF6774 domain-containing protein: MMELSCDPLALTTAVNTLAVSLAARLNDEDLELTAALLVQLGETLETISVQRRRTRGGR, encoded by the coding sequence ATGATGGAACTTTCCTGTGATCCGCTGGCCCTGACCACCGCTGTCAACACCCTGGCGGTCTCTCTGGCTGCCCGGCTGAACGACGAGGACCTGGAGCTGACAGCGGCGCTGCTGGTTCAGCTGGGAGAGACGCTGGAGACGATCTCCGTCCAGCGCCGCCGGACCCGCGGCGGGAGGTAG
- a CDS encoding D-isomer specific 2-hydroxyacid dehydrogenase family protein: MKIMVYEARPDERADLEKQAALHGVELSVTDAVPTLENASLAAGCIGVSILGQGCIDAALLDAYHALGIRYLSTRTIGYDHIDLDHARSIGLRVCSASYAPNGVADFTVMMILMCLRHYKQALWRGQVNDFSLTGLQGREMKDLTIGIIGTGRIGAQVARNLSGFGCRILAYDLRRNPAVEPQVTYVDFDTLLAQSDVITLHMPLLDSNRHIINRESIAKMRDGVVIVNCSRGELADIEALIEGIETGKIGALGMDTVEGDEGIIHADHRVDILPNRNWFYLHQFRNVIMTQHMAFYTDAAVSSMVDCGIGGICQMAAGESCPTELTGPVQ, translated from the coding sequence ATGAAAATTATGGTCTATGAGGCCCGCCCGGACGAACGGGCGGACCTGGAGAAGCAGGCGGCGCTCCACGGAGTGGAGCTGTCTGTCACAGACGCGGTGCCCACACTGGAGAACGCCTCTCTGGCCGCCGGCTGCATCGGCGTGTCCATCCTGGGCCAGGGGTGCATCGACGCGGCCCTGCTGGATGCCTATCACGCCCTCGGCATCCGGTATCTCTCCACCCGCACCATCGGATATGACCACATTGACCTGGACCACGCCCGATCCATCGGCCTGCGGGTGTGCAGCGCCAGCTATGCCCCCAACGGCGTGGCCGACTTCACCGTCATGATGATCCTCATGTGCCTGCGGCATTACAAGCAGGCTCTGTGGCGGGGGCAGGTCAACGACTTCTCTCTCACCGGCCTCCAGGGCCGCGAGATGAAGGATCTGACCATCGGCATCATCGGCACCGGCCGGATCGGCGCCCAGGTTGCCCGAAATCTCTCCGGCTTCGGCTGCCGGATTCTGGCCTATGACCTGCGGCGCAATCCGGCAGTGGAACCCCAGGTCACCTATGTGGACTTCGACACCCTTCTGGCCCAGTCGGATGTCATCACCCTCCACATGCCTCTGCTGGACTCCAACCGCCACATCATCAACCGGGAATCCATCGCCAAAATGCGGGACGGCGTGGTAATCGTCAACTGTTCCCGCGGCGAGCTGGCGGATATCGAGGCCCTGATTGAGGGGATCGAGACGGGAAAAATCGGCGCCCTGGGTATGGACACCGTGGAGGGGGACGAGGGCATCATCCACGCCGACCACCGGGTCGACATTCTGCCCAATCGGAACTGGTTCTATCTCCACCAGTTCCGCAATGTCATCATGACCCAGCACATGGCCTTTTACACCGATGCCGCCGTGTCCAGCATGGTGGACTGCGGCATCGGCGGCATCTGTCAGATGGCCGCAGGCGAGTCCTGTCCCACTGAGCTGACAGGCCCGGTACAGTAA
- a CDS encoding chloride channel protein, whose amino-acid sequence MAKWLAVALVTGVCCGVVGSLFHIGVERATELREQHPWLLWCLPAAGLVIVAFYKLTKTEGQGTNDIIDAVHHGKPLSIWLLPAIFLGTILTHLCGGSAGREGAALQMGGTIGRHAGNLFNLDDRDLRTATMAGMAAFFSALFGTPLTATVFAIVVISIGVVYHVAFIPCLTASLVAYWISVELGVAPTRFSVAAPELEKLMLLRVAVLGVGCALVSVLLCRTLHFAEHQMKKRLPNAWLRVLVGGGAVIALTYLCGTRDYNGAGMDLITAAVEQGTARPEAFLLKILFTAVTLSAGFKGGEVVPSFFVGATFGCVAGPLLGIPAGFAAALGLAAVFCGATNCPLASIFLSVELFGDGGLLYFALICGISYMLSGYNGLYSSQTIVYSKLKAQYINVRTNAYHAGEPVPPFQQGGGEETERD is encoded by the coding sequence ATGGCCAAGTGGCTGGCGGTGGCGCTGGTCACCGGCGTCTGCTGCGGCGTGGTGGGCTCCCTGTTCCACATCGGTGTGGAGCGGGCCACAGAGCTGCGGGAGCAACATCCCTGGCTGTTGTGGTGTCTGCCGGCGGCGGGACTGGTGATCGTGGCCTTCTACAAGCTGACAAAGACGGAGGGCCAGGGTACCAACGACATCATCGACGCGGTACACCACGGAAAGCCCCTGTCCATCTGGCTGCTGCCCGCCATCTTCCTGGGGACAATTCTCACCCACCTGTGCGGCGGCAGCGCCGGACGGGAGGGCGCGGCTCTCCAGATGGGCGGCACCATCGGCCGCCATGCGGGGAACCTTTTCAATCTGGATGACCGGGACCTGCGCACCGCCACCATGGCAGGCATGGCGGCGTTTTTCTCCGCCTTGTTCGGCACACCCCTTACCGCCACGGTGTTCGCCATCGTGGTCATCAGCATCGGCGTGGTGTACCACGTGGCGTTCATTCCATGTCTGACCGCCTCCCTGGTGGCCTACTGGATTTCTGTGGAGTTGGGGGTGGCGCCCACCCGCTTTTCTGTGGCGGCGCCGGAGCTGGAGAAGCTGATGCTGCTGCGGGTGGCGGTGCTGGGCGTAGGCTGCGCCCTGGTGTCCGTTCTGCTGTGCCGGACCCTGCACTTCGCGGAGCATCAGATGAAGAAGCGCCTGCCCAATGCCTGGCTCCGCGTCCTTGTCGGTGGCGGTGCGGTCATTGCCCTGACATACCTCTGCGGGACCCGGGATTACAACGGCGCGGGCATGGATCTCATTACCGCCGCCGTGGAGCAGGGCACTGCCCGGCCGGAGGCGTTTCTGCTGAAGATTCTGTTCACCGCGGTGACGCTCTCCGCAGGGTTCAAGGGCGGTGAGGTGGTGCCCTCCTTCTTCGTGGGGGCCACCTTCGGCTGTGTGGCGGGGCCGCTGCTGGGGATTCCGGCTGGCTTCGCCGCGGCGCTGGGGCTGGCCGCTGTGTTCTGCGGGGCCACCAACTGCCCGCTGGCCTCCATCTTCCTGTCCGTGGAGCTGTTCGGGGATGGTGGGCTGCTGTATTTTGCCCTGATCTGCGGCATCAGCTACATGCTCTCCGGCTACAATGGGCTGTACTCCAGCCAGACCATCGTCTACTCCAAGCTGAAGGCCCAGTATATCAATGTCCGCACCAACGCCTATCACGCCGGTGAGCCGGTGCCCCCCTTCCAGCAGGGAGGCGGGGAAGAGACGGAGAGGGATTGA
- a CDS encoding alpha/beta hydrolase: protein MERYVECESRGLTLRGMLHVPDQRPGKVPFVILFHGFCDDRNEINFVHTELSRRLCERGIASVRFDFAGSGDSDGRFEDMTVSSEVEDGLAILDYVKSLDFVDQSRIAIHGLSMGGCVASMVAGLRDADVCALSLWCPAPDVVYNMKHKMLCGVDVSDIEEKGYADYEGLRVGLGFYQDALELDPYAVAAKFTKRVNLVHGDEDVTASIHCSERYKEIYGDRAEFLVVHGAEHRFKSCAFRAARMDSALAFLTRELLG from the coding sequence ATGGAACGGTATGTGGAGTGCGAGAGCCGCGGCCTGACCCTACGGGGGATGCTGCATGTGCCAGACCAGCGGCCGGGGAAAGTACCCTTTGTGATCCTGTTCCACGGCTTCTGCGACGACCGGAACGAGATCAACTTCGTCCACACGGAGCTCTCCCGCAGGCTGTGTGAGCGGGGGATCGCCAGTGTCCGGTTCGACTTTGCCGGCAGCGGCGACAGCGACGGGCGGTTCGAGGACATGACTGTCTCCAGTGAGGTGGAAGACGGCCTTGCCATCTTGGACTATGTCAAGAGTCTGGACTTTGTGGACCAGAGCCGGATCGCGATCCACGGCCTGAGCATGGGGGGATGTGTGGCCTCCATGGTGGCGGGCCTGCGGGATGCGGACGTGTGCGCCCTGAGCCTGTGGTGCCCGGCGCCGGACGTGGTCTACAACATGAAGCACAAGATGCTCTGCGGCGTGGATGTGTCTGACATCGAGGAGAAGGGCTACGCAGACTACGAGGGCCTGCGGGTGGGCCTGGGCTTCTATCAGGATGCCTTGGAGCTGGATCCTTACGCCGTGGCGGCCAAATTCACCAAGCGCGTGAATCTGGTACACGGGGATGAGGACGTGACGGCCTCCATCCACTGTTCGGAGCGGTACAAGGAGATCTATGGAGACCGGGCGGAATTCCTGGTGGTCCATGGCGCGGAGCACCGATTCAAATCCTGTGCGTTTCGGGCCGCCCGGATGGACTCGGCTCTGGCATTCCTGACCCGGGAGCTGCTGGGCTGA
- a CDS encoding TrkA C-terminal domain-containing protein, translating into MRQAVVPSQYLQIALDLATRIAQGELTEGSRIYGRSVLASEYGVSPETIRKALRLLADMKVVDVKPQSGAVVLSADSARRYIENFSEDADIHSLRLQLKALLAESAEVNRRMADTVSALVKGQDTFAAAGQPLPNYEVPVPKDSPLIGKSIGELKFWQSTGGTIVAIRRGQTVILSPGPYAELYSGDVIILVGSPSAAEAAHRLVTTKE; encoded by the coding sequence TTGAGGCAGGCAGTTGTCCCGTCCCAGTATCTGCAGATCGCTTTGGATCTGGCTACCCGCATCGCCCAAGGTGAGTTGACGGAGGGCAGCCGGATTTACGGTCGGTCGGTGCTGGCGTCGGAGTACGGGGTATCCCCGGAGACGATCCGCAAGGCCCTACGGCTGCTGGCGGACATGAAGGTGGTGGATGTGAAGCCCCAGAGCGGGGCCGTAGTCCTCTCCGCCGACAGCGCCCGCCGGTACATCGAAAACTTCTCCGAGGATGCGGACATCCATTCCCTGCGCCTCCAGCTGAAGGCGCTGCTGGCGGAGTCCGCCGAGGTGAACCGGCGCATGGCGGACACCGTGTCGGCCCTGGTAAAAGGGCAGGACACATTTGCTGCGGCCGGTCAGCCCCTCCCCAACTATGAGGTCCCTGTCCCCAAGGACTCTCCTCTCATCGGCAAGAGCATCGGGGAGCTGAAATTCTGGCAGTCCACCGGCGGCACCATCGTGGCCATCCGGCGGGGCCAGACGGTGATCCTCTCCCCCGGTCCCTATGCCGAACTGTACAGCGGCGACGTCATCATCCTGGTGGGAAGCCCCAGCGCCGCAGAGGCCGCCCACCGGCTAGTAACGACAAAGGAGTGA